Proteins encoded within one genomic window of Fragaria vesca subsp. vesca linkage group LG1, FraVesHawaii_1.0, whole genome shotgun sequence:
- the LOC101296041 gene encoding uncharacterized protein LOC101296041 — protein sequence MLSFIDGEMAKKKGKKVEVPPDEVENELQRAEDELYKIPDHLKVKKRNSEESSTQWTTGIAEVQLPIEYKLRNIEETEAAKKFLHEKRLVGQTKSEFSIPSSYSADYFQRGRDYAEKLRREHPELYKDKSSQDNGGVPKQNDTGTDTAGQRQAATDEFMLERFRKRERHRGMRR from the exons AT GTTGAGTTTTATTGATGGAGAGATGGCAAAGAAGAAGGGCAAGAAAGTGGAAGTGCCGCCGGATGAAGTCGAGAATGAGTTACAGCGAGCCGAGGATGAGTTGTATAAGATACCTGATCATCTTAAA GTGAAAAAGCGAAACTCGGAAGAGAGCTCGACTCAGTGGACTACTGGGATAGCCGAGGTTCAGCTCCCCATCGA ATATAAGCTGAGAAATATTGAGGAAACTGAGGCTGCAAAGAAGTTTTTGCACGAGAAGCGGCTTGTGGGACAGACAAAATCAGAGTTTAGCATCCCCTCAAGTTACAGTGCTGATTATTTCCAGCGTGGCAGGGATTATGCTGAAAAACTTAGAAGAG AACATCCTGAGCTCTACAAAGACAAAAGTTCACAAGACAATGGTGGTGTTCCCAAACAAAATGATACTGGCACAGACACAGCAGGACAAAGGCAAGCTGCGACAGATGAGTTCATGCTTGAGCGCTTCCGCAAAAGAGAGCGCCACCGTGGAATGCGGAGATAA
- the LOC101296327 gene encoding uncharacterized protein LOC101296327 — MEDKGKGSERFGGAIANLTEMALNLESLQKLLLKKAVFVDEETFTKASLCSEQARTIKVLEQRVETLERELDAAITAAARARSEKRQAEAAEKAAELRAQEVTKELENTSKVFELHMEELRAKQQEISKRDKDIKLLEAIIQTLGGNEAHKRTV, encoded by the exons ATGGAGGACAAGGGCAAAGGAAGCGAGAGATTTGGGGGAGCCATAGCCAATCTGACCGAGATGGCTCTCAATTTGGAGTCACTCCAGAAGCTGCTCCTCAAGAAGGCCGTCTTTGTCGATGAAGAGACCTTCACCAAAGCCTCACTTTGTTCTGAACAAGCTCGTACCATTAAG GTTCTTGAACAAAGGGTTGAAACTTTGGAACGAGAACTTGATGCTGCCATTACAGCTGCTGCACGTGCTCGTTCAGAAAAACGCCAGGCTGAGGCAGCAGAGAAGGCTGCTGAGTTACGAGCACAGGAAGTTACAAAAGAGCTCGAGAACACCTCAA AGGTATTTGAGCTGCACATGGAGGAGTTGCGTGCAAAGCAACAAGAAATCTCTAAGCGTGATAAGGATATCAAACTTTTGGAAGCTATAATTCAGACACTTGGTGGAAACGAAGCGCATAAAAGAACTGTATAG
- the LOC101291770 gene encoding annexin D7-like — protein sequence MATLSVPDQVPPVAEDSENLHKAMQGWGADGKALISILAHRNGRQRCSIRQAYAEKYGEVFSKELEKKLSGDFLRSMLVWTPHPAERDAMLAYEAVMNKKSEAYFVIMEIGCTRTSQELFEVRQDYLARCKRSLEEDVAYRTSEEIRKLLVPLVTSYRYEPQDETQVDTEMVNSEAKILHEVVSHKDYGHEELIRILTTRSKPQLRATLKSYYDQFGNPINKDLKNKPKDEYLALLRATIKCLTCPEKYFEKTLRLSMKGLGTDEETLTRVVATRAEVDMKHIKEQYERKNNVSMVDDIKGDTSGDYLRILLALVN from the exons ATGGCTACATTATCAGTGCCTGATCAGGTTCCTCCTGTGGCCGAAGACTCTGAAAATCTTCATAAAGCAATGCAAG GATGGGGAGCTGACGGGAAAGCACTCATATCCATATTGGCTCACCGGAATGGAAGGCAGCGTTGTTCGATACGTCAAGCTTATGCAGAGAAATATGGAGAGGTTTTTTCCAAAGAGCTTGAGAAAAAACTTTCCGGTGACTTTCTG AGGTCAATGCTTGTATGGACGCCACACCCAGCTGAACGAGATGCAATGCTAGCTTATGAAGCTGTTATGAATAAAAAGTCAGAAGCCTATTTTGTGATAATGGAAATTGGTTGTACAAGAACGTCTCAAGAGCTCTTTGAGGTGAGACAAGACTACCTTGCTCGCTGCAAGAGATCTCTAGAAGAAGATGTTGCTTACCGCACGAGTGAAGAAATCCGAAAGCTGTTAGTTCCTCTTGTTACTAGTTACAGGTATGAACCTCAGGACGAGACACAGGTGGATACTGAGATGGTGAACTCGGAGGCTAAAATTCTTCATGAGGTAGTCTCCCACAAGGACTATGGTCATGAGGAGCTAATCAGAATTCTAACTACTAGGAGCAAGCCACAGTTGAGAGCAACTCTCAAAAGCTATTACGACCAGTTTGGCAATCCTATTAACAAGGACCTCAAGAACAAGCCAAAGGATGAATACCTTGCTTTGCTGAGAGCCACCATAAAATGCTTGACTTGCCCGGAGAAGTATTTCGAGAAGACTCTTCGTCTGTCCATGAAAGGCCTCGGAACTGATGAAGAGACTCTAACCAGAGTGGTAGCCACTCGAGCCGAGGTTGACATGAAGCATATAAAGGAACAGTACGAGCGGAAGAATAATGTTTCTATGGTTGATGACATCAAAGGTGATACTTCTGGTGACTATCTGAGGATCTTGCTTGCCTTAGTCAATTGA
- the LOC101296612 gene encoding uncharacterized protein LOC101296612, with protein sequence MSLKSICFSLCLPTPSSRNTAPISSFPFKNPHHFPVSNSSSCSSRTLLHFSNKFDSKVLCEDDDVDIVVDEDIEIEIEIEKTGRNCRRIRSEIGIEAPLATVWNLLTDYERLADFIPGLAVCQLLHKSENYARLFQIGEQDLAFGVKFNAKGVVDCYENALERIENDLGGVTLKREIEFSMVEGDFEIFRGKWSLQQLNTSGEMASDPLVGQKVQTTTTLSYLVDVKPKMLLPVRLVEGRLCKEIKINLACIREEALKMTRETLLLVSDTPTASDLQ encoded by the exons ATGTCCTTGAAATCGATTTGCTTCTCTCTTTGCCTCCCTACCCCTTCTTCTCGTAACACCGCTCCAATCTCTTCCTTCCCGTTCAAAAATCCACACCACTTCCCCGTCTCCAATTCCAGCTCTTGTTCTTCCAGGACTCTCCTGCATTTTTCGAACAAGTTCGACTCCAAAGTGTTGTGTGAGGATGACGATGTGGATATAGTTGTAGATGAAGATATAGAGATAGAGATAGAGATAGAGAAGACGGGGCGGAACTGCCGGAGAATCCGATCGGAAATCGGGATTGAGGCGCCGCTCGCCACCGTCTGGAATTTGTTGACGGATTACGAGAGGCTGGCCGATTTCATTCCCGGACTGGCCGTCTGCCAGCTGCTCCACAAGTCGGAAAACTACGCTCGGCTGTTTCAG ATTGGGGAACAGGACTTGGCGTTCGGGGTGAAATTCAACGCGAAAGGGGTGGTGGATTGCTATGAGAATGCTTTGGAGAGGATTGAGAATGATTTGGGGGGTGTGACTCTGAAGCGTGAGATTGAGTTTAGCATGGTTGAAGGTGACTTTGAAATCTTTCGAGGAAAATGGTCTCTCCAACAG CTCAACACTAGTGGGGAGATGGCATCTGATCCTTTGGTAGGCCAGAAAGTACAAACAACTACTACTCTTTCATACTTGGTTGATGTAAAGCCGAAGATGTTGTTGCCGGTTAGGCTAGTGGAGGGTAGACTGTGCAAGGAGATCAAAATAAACCTAGCTTGCATCCGGGAAGAAGCACTGAAAATGACTCGCGAAACTCTTTTACTTGTAAGTGACACACCCACCGCATCTGATTTACAATAG
- the LOC101296903 gene encoding peptidyl-prolyl cis-trans isomerase CYP20-3, chloroplastic-like: MASVAACSMSVQFLQTQRTNLVPCARVSSKAFFGRRLPTSLLCKRASFTVKPKTMVCVNSTANELEEKLQAKVTTRCFFDIDIGGEAVGRVVIGLFGEVVPKTVENFRALCTGEKGYGYKGCSFHRIIKDFMIQGGDFTEGDGTGGISIYGSKFEDENFALKHVGPGVVSMANAGPGTNGSQFFICTVKTPWLDDRHVVFGHIIEGMNVVRKLESQETSRSDVPRLPCRIVNCGELLMDG, from the exons ATGGCGTCTGTTGCTGCGTGTTCAATGTCGGTGCAATTTCTCCAGACCCAAAGGACCAATCTTGTTCCTTGTGCTCGTGTCAGTTCCAAAGCTTTCTTTGGTCGGAGGTTGCCGACTAGTTTATTATGCAAACGTGCATCGTTTACTGTGAAGCCGAAAACAATGGTGTGCGTCAACTCTACCGCAAAT GAGTTAGAGGAGAAGCTGCAAGCTAAAGTGACGACCCGGTGCTTTTTTGATATAGACATTGGCGGTGAAGCTGTAGGTCGGGTTGTGATTGGCCTTTTTGGTGAGGTTGTTCCTAAAACCGTCGAGAATTTTCGAGCGCTGTGCACAG GGGAGAAAGGATATGGTTATAAAGGATGCTCTTTCCACCGCATCATTAAGGATTTTATGATTCAAGGAGGGGATTTCACTGAAGGAGAT GGAACCGGAGGGATCAGTATCTATGGTTCCAAATTTGAAGATGAGAACTTTGCTT TGAAGCATGTCGGGCCTGGTGTAGTGAGCATGGCTAACGCAGGCCCTGGTACTAATGGGAGTCAATTTTTTATCTGCACAGTGAAG ACTCCTTGGTTGGATGATCGTCACGTTGTGTTCGGACACATTATTGAGGGAATGAATGTTGTGCGGAAACTCGAATCCCAAGAGACAAGTAGGTCAGATGTGCCTCGCTTGCCCTGCAGAATTGTAAACTGTGGAGAGTTGCTTATGGATGGATAA
- the LOC101297191 gene encoding uncharacterized protein C24B11.05-like codes for MDVAGKSSGAKYEYLLFDLDDTLYPMSSGLNSACRKNIEEYMLQHLDIEESEVPRICLELYREHGTTMAGLKALGHEFDDDEFHAYVHGRLPYDALKPDLVLRNLLLSMPQRKIIFTNADKAHAAEVRSRLCLEDCFEGIICFETLNPPHPQPVDFITAPDDCTGNNLNSKSPILCKPSVEAIEVAIRIANVDPQKTLFFDDSARNIASGKAAGLHTVIVGSSELVPGADYVLRSIHNIREAIPEIWEGEEGQQLEQFIQSTAVETVVLA; via the exons ATGGATGTTGCTGGGAAGTCTAGCGGTGCCAAATATGAGTACTTGCTTTTTG ATTTAGATGATACTCTGTACCCCATGAGCTCTGGTCTCAACTCAGCCTGCCGGAAGAATATTGAAG AGTACATGCTGCAACACTTGGATATTGAAGAAAGCGAGGTGCCAAGGATCTGCCTGGAATTGTACAGAGAACATGGGACTACCATGGCCGGTCTAAAG GCTCTTGGTCATGAATTTGATGATGATGAGTTTCATGCATATGTCCATGGAAGACTGCCTTATGATGCATTGAAGCCTGACCTAGTGCTGAGAAACCTTCTCTTATCTATGCCACAGAGAAAAATA ATCTTCACTAACGCTGACAAAGCACATGCAGCTGAAGTTCGCAGCAGGTTGTGCTTGGAAGATTGTTTTGAAGGCATTATATGCTTCGAAACACTTAACCCTCCTCATCCTCAACCGGTTGATTTCATTACAGCACCAGATGATTGCACTGGAAATAATCTGAATTCCAAGTCACCTATTCTATGCAAACCCTCTGTTGAAGCAATTGAAGTTGCCATACGTATTGCAAATGTTGACCCACAAAAAACT CTTTTCTTTGATGACAGTGCTCGAAATATAGCAAGTGGGAAGGCAGCAGGACTTCATACAGTTATT GTTGGGAGTTCAGAGCTAGTGCCTGGTGCAGATTATGTGCTGCGTAGCATACATAACATCAGAGAAGCAATACCTGAGATATGGGAAGGGGAAGAAGGGCAACAACTAGAGCAATTCATCCAGTCTACTGCAGTTGAAACAGTGGTCCTTGCATAG
- the LOC101297484 gene encoding uncharacterized protein LOC101297484, whose amino-acid sequence MSALFAGTSFIPAHSGSPSCNPPSFVVRDESFQTRPTVLFMLAGKGSSDDDSATMQPHLLGAIPLSRRRNPTSHLPRREEDAPSFISTPSSPPISARQRRR is encoded by the exons ATGTCTGCACTCTTCGCTGGGACGAGCTTCATTCCGGCCCACTCAGGCTCGCCCTCATGTAATCCCCCAA GTTTTGTTGTACGGGATGAGAGCTTCCAAACAAGACCAACCGTGCTGTTTATGTTGGCCGGAAAAGGCAGTTCCGACGACGACTCCGCCACTATGCAGCCGCACCTTCTCGGTGCGATTCCTCTCTCACGGCGGCGCAACCCGACCAGTCACCTACCTAGACGTGAAGAGGATGCTCCAAGCTTCATTTCGACACCTAGCTCGCCCCCTATCTCGGCCAGGCAGCGGCGAAGATAA